A window from Microcoleus sp. AS-A8 encodes these proteins:
- a CDS encoding cytochrome P450 yields the protein MNLPNGPQTPSLLQTVQLIAQPTQFLDKCREHYGDTFTTRVLGLNSPPVVFFGNPDAIQEIFSLPSSKLDFRKATHVFEPLMGEQSIILQEGRSHNRLRQLMMPPFHGERMRSYGQLICEITQQAIEGWTIGSTVSMQEVMPKITLQIILQVVFGIDPGPRYQQLEQRLSSLLDDITTPWYSSLFFFPPLQRDLGGWSPWGHFLRRRAAIDSLIYDEIKERREQADASGTDILSMLISARDENGQPMSDVELRDQLVSLLLLGYETTAAVLTWAVYWIYSTAEAEEKLRKELDALGDDIQPDAIAQLPYLTAVCAETLRVNPIALICTPRRVLESVQVAGYHFDTGTILIPCIYLAHRRPEVFPEAKQFQPERFLNQKFSPYEYLPFGGGARGCIGMAFSMLEMKLVLATILSRYQLALADPRPVQPVRRGITLVPSGGVPVVVKHERTAKPFEPIKVRDYKLTSNSNN from the coding sequence ATGAACTTACCGAATGGCCCGCAGACACCTTCTTTATTACAGACGGTTCAATTAATTGCTCAACCGACTCAATTTTTGGATAAGTGTCGAGAACACTATGGAGACACCTTCACCACACGAGTACTCGGTTTAAATTCTCCGCCTGTGGTATTTTTCGGGAATCCTGACGCCATTCAAGAAATTTTTTCGCTGCCTTCCTCCAAGTTAGACTTTCGCAAGGCAACCCATGTCTTTGAACCCCTGATGGGAGAGCAGTCCATCATTTTGCAGGAGGGACGTAGCCATAATCGCCTGCGTCAGTTGATGATGCCGCCCTTTCATGGCGAACGAATGAGAAGTTATGGTCAGCTTATTTGCGAAATTACTCAGCAGGCCATAGAAGGCTGGACTATAGGCTCCACCGTATCCATGCAGGAGGTCATGCCCAAAATTACCCTCCAGATCATCTTACAGGTCGTGTTTGGCATCGATCCCGGCCCCCGGTACCAACAGCTCGAACAAAGGCTGAGTTCGCTCTTAGATGACATTACTACTCCCTGGTACTCCAGTTTGTTTTTCTTCCCCCCCCTACAACGGGATTTAGGTGGCTGGAGTCCTTGGGGGCACTTTCTCCGACGCCGTGCGGCAATTGACAGCCTAATTTACGACGAGATTAAAGAACGCCGTGAGCAAGCAGATGCCTCTGGGACAGATATTCTCTCCATGCTGATATCAGCGCGAGATGAGAACGGTCAACCGATGAGTGATGTTGAGCTGCGCGATCAACTCGTTTCACTCTTGCTCCTCGGTTACGAGACGACAGCCGCTGTCCTGACTTGGGCTGTTTACTGGATTTACTCCACCGCTGAGGCGGAGGAGAAATTACGAAAAGAACTCGACGCTTTAGGGGATGACATCCAACCTGATGCGATCGCCCAACTGCCTTATCTGACAGCCGTCTGCGCCGAAACCCTGCGAGTCAATCCCATTGCCTTGATTTGTACACCACGAAGAGTCTTGGAATCGGTGCAAGTGGCAGGCTACCATTTTGATACGGGTACAATTCTGATTCCTTGTATTTATCTGGCTCATCGCCGTCCTGAAGTCTTCCCGGAGGCCAAGCAGTTCCAACCAGAGCGGTTCCTCAACCAAAAATTCTCGCCTTATGAGTATCTCCCTTTTGGTGGCGGGGCTCGTGGCTGTATTGGAATGGCCTTTTCAATGTTGGAAATGAAACTCGTGCTGGCAACGATTCTATCCCGTTATCAGCTTGCCTTAGCCGATCCCCGTCCTGTGCAACCCGTCCGTCGGGGCATTACCCTAGTTCCTTCTGGAGGGGTTCCGGTTGTGGTCAAGCACGAGCGAACCGCGAAGCCATTTGAGCCGATTAAAGTCCGGGATTATAAGCTCACGAGTAACAGTAACAATTAA
- a CDS encoding cytochrome P450, translated as MVTTKLPDGPQAPPLLQLIQWIADPIKFMDTCANRYGDCFTARLGSSSTYVFLSNPQAIEQIFTANPNLFGVKSVLRLTLGDNSLILLEGDSHHRQRQLLMPPFHGERMRAYGQLIFQIAEQLTSQWTEGSHITARLFMQEISLLVILRAVFGLNPGERSQKLQPLLVSLVDFITSPLFTAFTYLPALLRDLGPLSPGRHFIRRKQNIDQLLYAEIHERRKHPDPSRSDILSLLMSARDEAGQPMTDQELRDELITLLIAGHETTAIALSWALYWIHYLPEVKEKLLEELDTLGLNPDPSAILRLPYLNAVCSETLRISPILVLSTPRILKSPLQILGREFEAGTVLAPCIYLTHHREDLYPQANQFKPERFLERQFSPYEYLPFGGGNRRCIGAAFALYEMKLVLVSILSRFELALAKPQPVRAVRRGVAMMPADGVKLVVKSRHQVSKNPETPSQEESPLAVESSM; from the coding sequence ATGGTCACGACGAAACTGCCTGATGGTCCACAAGCACCGCCGCTGTTGCAGCTCATCCAGTGGATTGCTGACCCAATCAAGTTTATGGACACTTGCGCTAACCGCTACGGAGATTGCTTTACTGCTAGGTTAGGTAGCTCTTCGACTTATGTATTTTTGAGCAATCCACAGGCGATCGAGCAAATTTTTACTGCCAATCCCAACCTCTTCGGTGTTAAGAGTGTTTTACGCCTCACACTAGGGGATAATTCTTTAATCTTGCTTGAAGGCGATAGCCACCACCGTCAGCGTCAGTTGTTAATGCCCCCCTTTCATGGGGAACGGATGCGAGCTTATGGTCAGCTTATTTTCCAGATTGCTGAACAACTTACCAGCCAGTGGACGGAAGGTTCGCATATCACAGCTCGTTTATTTATGCAAGAAATTTCCTTGCTAGTCATCTTACGGGCAGTTTTTGGTTTGAATCCAGGAGAACGCAGCCAGAAACTCCAACCGCTGCTGGTTTCCCTGGTGGATTTTATCACCTCTCCGTTGTTTACCGCCTTTACTTATTTGCCAGCTTTGCTGCGTGATTTAGGGCCGCTGAGTCCGGGACGACACTTTATCAGGCGCAAGCAGAACATTGACCAACTGCTCTATGCCGAGATTCACGAACGCCGAAAACATCCCGATCCATCTCGCTCAGATATCCTTTCTTTACTGATGTCTGCGCGAGATGAAGCAGGTCAACCGATGACAGATCAGGAATTACGGGATGAGTTGATCACACTCCTCATCGCTGGTCATGAAACTACAGCTATAGCTCTGTCTTGGGCATTGTACTGGATTCATTATCTGCCAGAGGTGAAAGAAAAACTCCTTGAGGAACTCGATACTCTCGGCTTAAACCCAGACCCCAGCGCAATTCTGCGACTCCCTTATCTCAACGCCGTCTGCTCAGAAACGCTGCGAATTTCCCCGATTCTCGTACTCTCTACCCCTCGAATTCTGAAATCCCCACTCCAGATCCTTGGTCGAGAGTTTGAGGCGGGTACGGTACTGGCTCCCTGTATTTATCTGACCCATCATCGTGAGGATTTATACCCTCAAGCGAATCAATTTAAGCCAGAGCGCTTTCTAGAACGGCAGTTTTCACCCTACGAGTATTTGCCGTTTGGAGGTGGTAATCGTCGCTGCATTGGTGCAGCGTTTGCCCTGTATGAAATGAAACTCGTACTCGTTTCTATTTTGTCACGCTTCGAACTTGCTCTTGCTAAACCGCAGCCAGTGCGGGCTGTCCGTCGGGGTGTGGCGATGATGCCTGCCGATGGCGTTAAGCTGGTCGTCAAGAGTCGGCATCAGGTCAGCAAAAATCCGGAAACCCCATCTCAAGAGGAATCGCCTTTAGCAGTTGAGAGTTCGATGTAA